The nucleotide sequence TCCACGACATCGCCTTCCACCGGATCATCCTCACGGCCTCCGGCAACGAGATGTTCGCCCGCCTCGGGGACGTCGTCGCCGAGGTCCTCGCGGGCCGCACCCATCACGACGTGATGTTCGCCGACCCCGACCCGCCCGCCGTCACCCTGCACGTCCGTGTGGCCGAGGCCGTGCGCGCCGGCGACAGCGTCCGCGCCGAGGAACTGACCAGGGAGATCACCGTGGGCGCGCTCCAGGAGCTGGACATCCTGGTGCCGTAGCGGCCGCGCTCAGTCCAGGAACTCGCCGTCGACGTACACCCAGGCCCCGTCCACCCGCTCGAACCGGCTCCGCTCGTGCAGCGAACCGCCCCGGTACGAGGCCCGGAACGTCACGGTCCCCGTGGAGTGGAAGGCGGAGCCGTCACCGGTGTCCAGGATCTCCAGCCCCGTCCACCGCATGCCCGGATCGAGCTCCAACTCGGCGGGCCGGGTCCGCGGATGCCAGGTCCGCACCAGGTACTCCACGTCTCCCATGACGAAGGCGCTGTACCGCGACCGCATGAGCGCCTCGGCGCTCGGCGCGGCACTCGCCCCCGAATGGAACCGCCCGCAGCAGTCGGCGTAGGAACCCGGCAGCCCGCAGGGGCAGGAGACGGGGCGGGCGGTACGGGAGGTGCGTCGGGCCATGCGGGCCATTGTGCCGGACCGCGCCCGGAGCGTGGGAAAGCAGAAGGACCCCTGATCCACAGGGGTCCTTCAGTGGTGTCCGAGGGGGGACTTGAACCCCCACGCCCGATAAAGGGCACTAGCACCTCAAGCTAGCGCGTCTGCCATTCCGCCACCCGGACAAGGTGTCTGTCGTGCGGGGTGTTCCCCGCGGCGACGAAGGAAACATTACCAGGCTTTCGAGGGTGTCCGATCACCCCCCTTGCCAGGCTCCCGCCGTGTGAACGCCCTGTGGCGGGGTGGACGCGAACGGGCCGGGCAGGGGGAGGATGGGGGTGACCCACCAGCAGTGACAGCGGGAGGAAGCAGCGTGAGCGAGACGGACACGGCCAAGGGCGTCACCGGTGAGGACGAGGTCGTGGACCTCTGCCGCGACCTGATCCGGTTCGACACCAGCAACTACGGCGACCACTCCGGTCCCGGCGAGCGCGCCGCCGCCGAGTACGTCGCCGGGAAGCTCGCCGAGGTCGGCCTCGAGCCGAAGATCTTCGAGTCGCATCCGGGGCGCGCCTCCACCGTCGCCCGCATCGCGGGCGAGGACCCGTCCCGGCCGGCCCTGCTGATCCACGGCCACCTGGACGTCGTACCGGCCAACGCCGACGACTGGACCCACGACCCCTTCTCCGGCGAGATCGCCGACGGGTGCGTGTGGGGACGCGGGGCCGTCGACATGAAGGACATGGACGCGATGACCCTCGCGGTCGTCCGTGACCGGCTGCGCAGCGGGCGCAAGCCCCCGCGGGACATCGTCGTCGCCTTCCTCGCCGACGAGGAGGCGGGCGGCACCTACGGCGCCCGCTACCTGGTCGACAACCACCCCGAGCTGTTCGAGGGCGTCACCGAGGCCATCAGCGAGGTCGGCGGGTTCTCCTTCACGGTGAACGAGCAGCGGCGCCTCTACCTGATCCAGACGGCCGAGAAGGGCATGCACTGGATGAAGCTGACCGTGGCCGGCACCGCCGGGCACGGCTCGATGATCCACCGCGACAACGCCATCACCGAGCTGTCCGAGGCGGTCGCCCGCGTCGGCCGCCACAAGTTCCCGGTGCGGGTCACCAAGACCACCCGCGCCTTCCTGGACGAACTCGGCGACGCGCTCGGCACCGAACTGGACCCCGAGGACATGGAGTCCACCCTCGCCCGGCTCGGCGGCATCGCCAAGCTCATCGGCGCCACCCTCAGCAACACCGCCAACCCCACCCAGTTGAACGCCGGTTACAAGGTCAACGTCATCCCCGGCGAGGCCACCGCCCACATCGACGGCCGCTTCCTGCCCGGTCACGAGGAGGAGTTCCTCACCGACCTCGACCGGCTGCTGGGTCCCCACGTGCGCCGCTCGGACGTCCATGCGGACAAGGCCGTCGAGACCAGCTTCGACGGGGCCCTGGTGGAGGCCATGCAGTCCGCGCTGCTGGCCGAGGACCCGATCGCCCGTGCGGTGCCGTACATGCTCTCCGGCGGCACGGACGCCAAGTCGTTCGACGACCTCGGCATCCGGGGCTTCGGCTTCGCGCCGCTCAAGCTCCCGCCGGAGCTGGACTTCGCCGGGATGTTCCACGGCGTGGACGAGCGGGTTCCGGTGGACGGGCTCCAGTTCGGCGTGCGGGTGCTCGACCGGTTCATCGACGCCTCCTGAGGCCACCGGTCACGGGTAATCAGGCAGGCGTACGAGATCGACTGAGAAGAGTGAATGCGCCGATAAGCTCGTAGCCCGATTACTTCCCCCTCGTTACAGGTGATGCGACCCCGCACCTTGGGGCCGCGTTTCCAACTAGGAGGAATAATGATCAAGAAGGTCGTCGCCGCCGCGGTTGCCACCGGTGGACTGGTTCTCGCGGGTGCTGGCATGGCCGCCGCCGACGCGGGTGCCAACGGTGCCGCCGTGGGTTCCCCCGGTGTCCTGTCCGGCAACGTGGTCCAGGTGCCGGTGCACGTCCCGGTGAACGTCTGCGGCAACACGATCAACGTGATCGGGCTCCTGAACCCCGCCTTCGGCAACACCTGCGTCAACGACTGACGTCGGCTGTTCGAGGGGCGTCTTCAGCGAACCGTCGGCCCCGGAGCGCGCATCACGCGCTCCGGGGCCGACCGGTTTCGCACCCAGTCGAAGCAGGGAAATCCCAGGGGGGATTCAGAACATGCGACAGGGCACCCGTAAGGGCCTGATGACCATGGCGGCCGCGACCGGAGTGATCGCCGCCGCCGGTGGATACGCACACGCCGACTCGGGCGCGGCCGGCTCCGCCACCCGCTCGCCCGGCGTACTGTCCGGCAACACCGTGCAGGTCCCGGTCCACGTACCGGTGAACGCCTGCGGCAACACCGTCGACGTCGTCGGACTGCTCAACCCGGCCGTGGGCAACGCCTGCGGCAACGGGGCGCGTGGCGGTCCGGGGGGCGCGCACGCCGGCGGCCGCACCAGTGACTCGCCGGGCATCGGCTCCGGC is from Streptomyces seoulensis and encodes:
- a CDS encoding YchJ family protein, which encodes MARRTSRTARPVSCPCGLPGSYADCCGRFHSGASAAPSAEALMRSRYSAFVMGDVEYLVRTWHPRTRPAELELDPGMRWTGLEILDTGDGSAFHSTGTVTFRASYRGGSLHERSRFERVDGAWVYVDGEFLD
- a CDS encoding M20/M25/M40 family metallo-hydrolase, translated to MSETDTAKGVTGEDEVVDLCRDLIRFDTSNYGDHSGPGERAAAEYVAGKLAEVGLEPKIFESHPGRASTVARIAGEDPSRPALLIHGHLDVVPANADDWTHDPFSGEIADGCVWGRGAVDMKDMDAMTLAVVRDRLRSGRKPPRDIVVAFLADEEAGGTYGARYLVDNHPELFEGVTEAISEVGGFSFTVNEQRRLYLIQTAEKGMHWMKLTVAGTAGHGSMIHRDNAITELSEAVARVGRHKFPVRVTKTTRAFLDELGDALGTELDPEDMESTLARLGGIAKLIGATLSNTANPTQLNAGYKVNVIPGEATAHIDGRFLPGHEEEFLTDLDRLLGPHVRRSDVHADKAVETSFDGALVEAMQSALLAEDPIARAVPYMLSGGTDAKSFDDLGIRGFGFAPLKLPPELDFAGMFHGVDERVPVDGLQFGVRVLDRFIDAS
- the chpH gene encoding chaplin ChpH — its product is MIKKVVAAAVATGGLVLAGAGMAAADAGANGAAVGSPGVLSGNVVQVPVHVPVNVCGNTINVIGLLNPAFGNTCVND